The region CTTCAACTTGCTTATGGTTCTGTTAAGTTCCCATCAGGTGTAGTTGAAGATATGATTGTTAGGGTTGGACCCTTTGCTTTTCCAACTGAGTTTGTGGTATTGGATATGGATGGGCATAGAAGTGCATCTCTTATCCtaggcagacccttcctagctacaggaagaaccctcattgatgttcaGAAAGGTGAAGTAatcctgagagtcaatgaggatgaatATATGCTAAATGCTGTCAAAGCTGTGAAGCATCCCGATACCCCAGAGAAATGCATGAGCATAGATACCATAGATTCCCTGGTGGAAGAAGTAAACATGACTGAGAGACTCGAAGAAGAGCTGACTGACATCTTTTATGATGTCCAGCCTAATTTAGAGGAACCAAAGGAGATAAAAGAGCCTCTGAAACCCcctaaagaagaggaaaagcctCCTAAACTCGAGCTCACGCCATTACCATCTTCTCTGAAttatgcatttctaggagatGGAGATACGTAccctgtgatcataagctctgtcttagagccacaagaagaataagcactaattcaagtatttggtgcacaaaatcacaatcacacttttgcaattccgcacaactaaccagcaagtgcactgggtcgtccaagtaataccttacgtgagtaagggttgatcccacggagattgtcggcttgaagcaagctatggttatcttgtaactcttagtcaggatatcaataattctcagatttaagTGTAAAatgtaaaagaacatgaaataaatacttgttttgcagtaatggagaacaggttgaggttttggagatgctatatcttctgaatctctactttcctactgtcttcttcttcaagcacgcaatgctccttccatggcaagctgtatgtagggtttcaccgttgtcaatggctacctcccatcctctcaatgaaaatgttcaacgcgctctgtcacagcacggctaataatctgtcggttctcaatcaggttggaatagaatccagtgattcttttgcgtctgtcactaacgcccagccctcaggagtttgaagctcgtcacagtcattcaatccttgaatcctactcagaataccatagataaggtttagaccttccggattctcttgaatgccgccatcagttctagcttataccacgaagattctgattaaagaatccaagagatatccactcaatNNNNNNNNNNNNNNNNNNNNNNNNNNNNNNNNNNNNNNNNNNNNNNNNNNNNNNNNNNNNNNNNNNNNNNNNNNNNNNNNNNNNNNNNNNNNNNNNNNNNNNNNNNNNNNNNNNNNNNNNNNNNNNNNNNNNNNNNNNNNNNNNNNNNNNNNNNNNNNNNNNNNNNNNNNNNNNNNNNNNNNNNNNNNNNNNNNNNNNNNNNNNNNNNNNNNNNNNNNNNNNNNNNNNNNNNNNNNNNNNNNNNNNNNNNNNNNNNNNNNNNNNNNNNNNNNNNNNNNNNNNNNNNNNNNNNNNNNNNNNNNNNNNNNNNNNNNNNNNNNNNNNNNNNNNNNNNNNNNNNNNNNNNNNNNNNNNNNNNNNNNNNNNNNNNNNNNNNNNNNNNNNNNNNNNNNNNNNNNNNNNNNNNNNNNNNNNNNNNNNNNNNNNNNNNNNNNNNNNNNNNNNNNNNNNNNNNNNNNNNNNNNNNNNNNNNNNNNNNNNNNNNNNNNNNNNNNNNNNNNNNNNNNNNNNNNNNNNNNNNNNNNNNNNNNNNNNNNNNNNNNNNNNNNNNNNNNNNNNNNNNNNNNNNNNNNNNNNNNNNNNNNNNNNNNNNNNNNNNNNNNNNNNNNNNNNNNNNNNNNNNNNNNNNNNNNNNNNNNNNNNNNNNNNNNNNNNNNNNNNNNNNNNNNNNNNNNNNNNNNNNNNNNNNNNNNNNNNNNNNNNNNNNNNNNNNNNNNNNNNNNNNNNNNNNNNNNNNNNNNNNNNNNNNNNNNNNNNNNNNNNNNNNNNNNNNNNNNNNNNNNNNNNNNNNNNNNNNNNNNNNNNNNNNNNNNNNNNNNNNNNNNNNNNNNNNNNNNNNNNNNNNNNNNNNNNNNNNNNNNNNNNNNNNNNNNNNNNNNNNNNNNNNNNNNNNNNNNNNNNNNNNNNNNNNNNNNNNNNNNNNNNNNNNNNNNNNNNNNNNNNNNNNNNNNNNNNNNNNNNNNNNNNNNNNNNNNNNNNNNNNNNNNNNNNNNNNNNNNNNNNNNNNNNNNNNNNNNNNNNNNNNNNNNNNNNNNNNNNNNNNNNNNNNNNNNNNNNNNNNNNNNNNNNNNNNNNNNNNNNNNNNNNNNNNNNNNNNNNNNNNNNNNNNNNNNNNNNNNNNNNNNNNNNNNNNNNNNNNNNNNNNNNNNNNNNNNNNNNNNNNNNNNNNNNNNNNNNNNNNNNNNNNNNNNNNNNNNNNNNNNNNNNNNNNNNNNNNNNNNNNNNNNNNNNNNNNNNNNNNNNNNNNNNNNNNNNNNNNNNNNNNNNNNNNNNNNNNNNNNNNNNNNNNNNNNNNNNNNNNNNNNNNNNNNNNNNNNNNNNNNNNtaaagcatttttcatttaagagaggtgatggattcataggacattcatagctttaagacatgaaccttaaattttattaatcatgaattaagaacaagacttaaGAATAGGTATAAGgtaagactaatagtaatagaaaacagaattttaaattactCTAAAATAGACTCTTAATGATagcaattatcacagagttagaactcaacaaccttgattttgagaagtggatgctccctcaacttgtggtgTATTTGatccttcaagggagagcttttggcgcttcaactcctgtagctcacgccactgcttctcttgttccttcagcaatttgtagagcatgcagttttgattctgctgttcttccttaatttgttccatagcttcttgcagcttggcaacagatgcttctagacgAGTCCaatagtcaatttcaggaagttaagggaggaactcctgcgccctccttttgatagagttatcttgcatttgtccttccattgatcTCTTAGTGATTGGGtgctcaattgggatgaattcatctactcccatcctcatcccagcatctttacatagcaaagagattaagcttggtaagccagtttggcttcagtggagttcttgtttgcaattgtgtaaatcttaCAAgtaatcagatgatgaatctctacttcttttcccagcataatacaatgaatcatcattgctctcttgatagtaacctcagaacggttactagtgggcaaGATAGAACGCCCTGTGAAGTCCAACCAGCCtcttgcaactggtttgagatctcccctcttgagttggtttgggacaccttttgaattggtcatccacttggttccagggaggcatatttcctctagaacttgatccaaccccttatctactctcaccattctcctattaaaggattcaggaccatcttgtagttgaggtaatttgaagacctctcttattttgtccagatagAAGTAAATacttctccctctgaccatggttctgtaggtatgaaaagcggtttcagtcattctctgcttatctgtcagccacagatttgagtagaattcctgaaccatatttctcccaacctttgtctcagggttggttagaacttcccatcttctgtttcgaatttgctcttggatctctggatattcatcttctttcagatcaaatttaacttctggtatcactgaccttagacccattattttgtggtaatggtctgcatgttctttggttaagaacttctcttgactccaaaggtCTTTTGGAGCATTCCcgttcttgcctcttgaattggtttgttttcctttgggagccatgatcttgatgagccttaacttagtgatcacgaaaaaacacaccaaacttagaggtttgcttgtcctcaagcaaaagaaaggaaagaggagagagaggaggagagcaaattcaaaTGGTGGGGAAGGGGGTGTGGCCAAACATAAATTTATAAGGaagggggagagatttcgaaaattttgaaggagatttgagaagatatggaaagaatttgagagatatttgagtttttttaaagaagatttggaaaagatttgaaagagatttgaagaatgattttaattttgaaaatttgaaggtgaatgatgaaagtttgaaatgtgtttatgtagaaaattatggatcaaaacaggaaactttgaaaaaatttgaagtggaaagcaaaatctctgtcccccacctttctggcgttaaacgcccagaatggtatccattctggcgtttaacgcccaaatgttggccaatttgggcgtttaacgcccagccaggtaccctggctggcgttaaacaccagaaaccccttcatcactgggtgttttgctagacgcccaggatgctgcacacctggcgttaaacgcccagaatggtgcccattctggcatttaacgcccaaaatggcacctttactggcgttaaatgcccaaaatggtgcccattcagacgtttaacgcccaaagtaccccttactggcattttttcgccagcaagcttcttttctctgctttttgcactgaatccttctataactctgtgaattccttcaattttgatgattgccctttgagaatatctatcaaactttgattaaacaaaacagataacctgctaatgactgggttgcctcccagcaagcgcttctttattgtctttagctggaccttcactgagaatcattcaagcctcagttttgagcattcttgctcaaaattgttttcaagataatgcttgatcctctgtccattaacaatgaactttttgtcaaaatcagtatcctgaagctcaatatatccatatggtgacactcctgtaatcacatacggacccctccatcgggatttaagttttcctgggaacagtctgagcctagagttgaagagca is a window of Arachis duranensis cultivar V14167 unplaced genomic scaffold, aradu.V14167.gnm2.J7QH unplaced_Scaffold_121776, whole genome shotgun sequence DNA encoding:
- the LOC107472145 gene encoding uncharacterized protein LOC107472145, with product MKNILSHKKDWREAETVLLTEECSAVIQNSLPEKLKDLGSFMIPCTIGNACTRTALCDLGASIKLIHASLIKKLYLTHEVKPTRICLQLAYGSVKFPSGVVEDMIVRVGPFAFPTEFVVLDMDGHRSASLILGRPFLATGRTLIDVQKGEVILRVNEDEYMLNAVKAVKHPDTPEKCMSIDTIDSLVEEVNMTERLEEELTDIFYDVQPNLEEPKEIKEPLKPPKEEEKPPKLELTPLPSSLNYAFLGDGDTYP